A region of bacterium DNA encodes the following proteins:
- the accC gene encoding acetyl-CoA carboxylase biotin carboxylase subunit, whose amino-acid sequence MKKVLIANRGEIALRIIRACKELSIKTVAVYSEADADSLHVRFADEAVCIGAGPSKESYLNIPRLISAAEVTNADAIHPGYGFLAENAHFAEICASCNIRFIGPTPEMINAMGDKALAKETMRRAGVPTIPGSDGILPNAEAALAFAEEFGYPIIVKASAGGGGRGMRVVREKSELARSFDQAQSEAGAAFGNPAVYVEKYFEQPRHIEIQLIGDSHGNVVALGERECSIQRKHQKLIEEAPSPALTEELRQQMCEAAVRGAKSVNYENAGTIEFLFDNGKFYFMEMNTRIQVEHPVTESVFGLDLVKEQIRVARGEKIDNLNPNFKMRGHAIECRINAEDPDKEFRPSPGRIVTWHVPGGIGIRVDTHAYAGYMIPPFYDSLIAKLIAHGKSRAEAIERMERALEEFVVEGIATTIPFHQKVMADAVFQSGSLNVKFVENFFSRTAATAKSK is encoded by the coding sequence TTGAAAAAAGTTCTGATCGCGAATCGCGGCGAGATTGCGCTCCGCATCATCCGTGCCTGCAAGGAACTGAGCATCAAGACGGTGGCGGTGTATTCCGAAGCAGACGCAGACTCGCTGCACGTGCGCTTTGCCGATGAGGCCGTTTGCATCGGCGCCGGACCCAGCAAGGAAAGCTACCTCAATATTCCGCGCCTGATCAGCGCCGCGGAGGTGACCAACGCGGACGCGATTCACCCCGGCTATGGCTTCCTCGCCGAAAACGCCCACTTTGCCGAAATCTGTGCCTCCTGCAACATTCGCTTCATCGGCCCAACCCCCGAAATGATCAACGCCATGGGCGACAAGGCGCTGGCCAAGGAAACCATGCGCCGGGCGGGCGTGCCGACCATTCCGGGCAGCGACGGCATTCTGCCCAATGCCGAAGCAGCGCTGGCCTTTGCGGAGGAGTTTGGTTATCCCATCATCGTCAAAGCCTCCGCCGGCGGCGGCGGGCGCGGCATGCGCGTGGTGCGCGAAAAAAGCGAGCTGGCGCGCTCCTTCGACCAGGCGCAGTCGGAGGCCGGCGCGGCCTTCGGCAACCCCGCGGTCTATGTGGAAAAGTATTTCGAGCAGCCGCGTCACATCGAGATCCAGCTCATCGGCGATTCCCACGGCAATGTGGTGGCGCTGGGCGAACGCGAATGCTCCATTCAGCGCAAGCATCAGAAACTCATCGAAGAAGCGCCCTCGCCCGCGCTTACCGAGGAATTGCGCCAGCAAATGTGCGAGGCGGCGGTGCGCGGGGCCAAGAGTGTCAATTATGAGAATGCCGGCACCATCGAGTTTCTGTTCGACAACGGCAAGTTCTACTTCATGGAAATGAACACGCGCATCCAGGTCGAGCATCCGGTGACGGAATCGGTGTTCGGCCTCGATTTGGTCAAGGAGCAGATTCGAGTGGCGCGCGGGGAAAAAATCGACAATCTCAACCCCAATTTCAAAATGCGCGGCCACGCGATTGAGTGCCGCATCAACGCGGAGGACCCGGACAAGGAATTTCGCCCGTCCCCGGGGCGCATCGTCACCTGGCACGTGCCCGGCGGCATCGGCATCCGCGTCGACACCCATGCCTATGCCGGCTACATGATCCCGCCGTTCTATGATTCCCTGATCGCCAAGTTGATCGCCCATGGCAAATCGCGCGCGGAGGCCATCGAGCGCATGGAGCGCGCCCTGGAAGAATTCGTCGTCGAAGGCATTGCCACCACCATTCCCTTCCATCAAAAAGTCATGGCAGACGCCGTTTTTCAATCCGGCAGCCTCAATGTCAAGTTCGTGGAAAACTTCTTTAGCCGCACGGCGGCGACTGCCAAGTCCAAATAA
- a CDS encoding integrase has translation MSKKSIHEYVQAILERYRRAGRNTKKALLDEFCQICGFHRKHAIRRLNQALRSRSGVQSRRRHNHVGRPAKYNHPEVLEVLMRIWRAMNLPCAKRLHAALSLWVPAYVQHFGIRLSKGVLALLTSISPATIDRLLAPQRPKYQRLGLATTKPGSLLKKHIPIKTNQWDETRPGFLEADTVAHCGSTTAGMFVFTVNIVDIATGWTEQRAVWGKGERDVLAALQSIEATLPFPIRGFDCDNGSEFLNHHLLKYFTQRKNPVSLTRSRPYHKNDNAHIEEKNWTQIRQYLGYARFDQPEITALLNDLYCHEWRLFLNFFIPSVKLLEKTRKGSKIIKKHDAPKTPLARVLGATEINKKTKGRLQAQYQLSNPFHLQEQMKTKIKSIFTVVHQKTTAKEQ, from the coding sequence ATGAGCAAGAAGTCAATTCACGAGTACGTGCAGGCTATCCTGGAGCGCTATCGCCGTGCCGGTCGCAACACCAAAAAAGCCCTGCTCGATGAGTTTTGTCAGATTTGTGGTTTTCATCGGAAACATGCCATTCGACGGCTCAATCAAGCGCTTCGTTCACGCAGTGGTGTTCAAAGTCGGCGGCGTCACAACCATGTCGGGCGGCCCGCCAAATATAATCACCCTGAAGTGCTGGAGGTGTTGATGCGCATCTGGCGCGCGATGAATTTGCCGTGCGCCAAACGCCTGCACGCCGCTTTATCGCTCTGGGTGCCAGCTTATGTCCAACACTTCGGCATTCGGCTCTCCAAAGGCGTTTTAGCGCTTTTGACGAGCATTTCGCCGGCGACGATCGACCGACTCTTAGCACCGCAACGCCCAAAGTACCAGCGCTTGGGTTTGGCCACCACCAAACCGGGTTCACTGCTGAAGAAGCACATCCCCATCAAAACCAATCAATGGGATGAAACCCGGCCGGGATTCTTGGAGGCCGACACCGTGGCCCATTGCGGCTCCACCACGGCAGGAATGTTTGTTTTTACTGTGAATATCGTCGATATCGCCACCGGCTGGACCGAGCAACGCGCGGTCTGGGGTAAAGGCGAACGCGATGTGCTGGCGGCACTTCAAAGCATCGAAGCAACCTTGCCTTTTCCCATCCGAGGCTTTGATTGTGACAATGGCTCGGAGTTCTTAAATCATCACCTGCTCAAATATTTCACGCAGCGCAAAAATCCTGTGTCGCTGACCCGCTCTCGACCGTATCACAAAAACGATAATGCCCATATCGAAGAAAAAAACTGGACTCAGATCCGACAATACCTCGGTTATGCACGCTTTGATCAGCCCGAAATTACCGCGTTGCTGAATGATCTCTATTGCCACGAATGGCGTTTATTCTTAAACTTCTTCATCCCCTCGGTCAAACTCCTGGAGAAAACACGGAAAGGATCAAAAATCATCAAAAAACATGATGCTCCGAAAACCCCACTCGCGCGGGTACTCGGCGCAACCGAAATCAACAAAAAGACCAAAGGACGGCTCCAAGCACAATACCAACTCTCCAACCCGTTTCACTTACAAGAGCAGATGAAAACAAAGATCAAAAGCATTTTCACTGTCGTTCACCAAAAGACAACAGCAAAAGAACAATAA
- a CDS encoding universal stress protein — protein sequence MYKIMLLLSFLRRSPRCIELALQIAAERKAELVVLFVLDAEIPRIVSRKLTEEGWIGGKPSEQFLAALHQEYLEQAQEKIREVEDAAQAKGIRVRSFIRRGNWVEEALALLASEKIDRIIVTRRKRSRLSRFLFGSAVSDLMARAPCPVAVIDEE from the coding sequence GTGTACAAGATCATGCTGCTGCTGTCCTTCCTGCGCCGCTCGCCGCGCTGCATCGAGCTGGCCCTGCAGATTGCCGCCGAGCGCAAAGCCGAGTTGGTGGTGCTGTTCGTGCTCGACGCGGAAATTCCCCGCATCGTCTCACGCAAGCTCACCGAAGAAGGCTGGATCGGCGGCAAGCCCTCCGAACAGTTTCTCGCTGCCCTGCATCAGGAATACCTCGAGCAAGCGCAAGAGAAAATTCGCGAAGTGGAAGACGCGGCCCAAGCCAAGGGCATTCGCGTGCGCTCCTTTATTCGCCGCGGCAACTGGGTGGAAGAAGCGCTGGCTTTGCTCGCCAGCGAAAAAATCGACCGGATCATCGTCACCCGCCGCAAACGCTCGCGCCTCTCGCGCTTTCTCTTCGGCTCGGCGGTGTCGGACTTAATGGCGCGCGCGCCCTGCCCGGTGGCAGTGATCGATGAAGAATGA
- a CDS encoding DUF6516 family protein has product MNDPFRTLEDYELFLYTLAENYPAVRNSNVTLIRQGSTLARVTGELHFDNDIRLVIRERVVYQRLPIAIDWYGYEVWQGEHKLYWYDSQPHPNDSTLQSTHPHHKHIPPDIKHHRIPAPAMSFEQPNLPALIKEIETL; this is encoded by the coding sequence ATGAACGATCCGTTTCGCACACTTGAAGATTACGAGCTTTTTTTATACACGCTTGCCGAAAATTACCCTGCCGTGCGGAATTCAAACGTTACCCTTATTCGTCAGGGCTCAACGCTTGCGCGCGTGACCGGAGAGTTGCATTTCGATAACGATATCCGACTGGTGATTCGTGAACGAGTTGTGTATCAGCGTCTTCCCATAGCTATCGACTGGTACGGTTATGAAGTTTGGCAGGGCGAGCACAAACTCTATTGGTATGATTCGCAGCCACACCCCAACGATTCCACGCTGCAAAGCACGCATCCCCATCATAAGCATATTCCACCTGACATAAAGCATCATCGTATTCCCGCGCCGGCGATGAGTTTTGAGCAACCAAATTTGCCTGCTCTGATCAAAGAGATCGAAACTCTGTGA
- a CDS encoding alpha/beta hydrolase: MMADNVSGPHQGQPVRTLGAPLARAHAAMIMLHGRGATAESILLLAEEFQHPDFAYLAPQAAAYTWYPNRFLAPLASNEPWLSSALAAVADTFVMVAAAGIPATRTLLLGFSQGACLALEYAARHARRYGGVVGLSGGLIGADDDPRHDHGDFAGTPIFLGCGEMDFHIPRSRVEKSEKILTALGAAVTMRLYPNMDHTVNQDEIGLVRAMMQALLLPA; this comes from the coding sequence ATGATGGCCGACAACGTCTCCGGCCCGCATCAGGGCCAGCCGGTGCGCACGCTGGGCGCGCCGCTCGCGCGCGCCCATGCCGCCATGATCATGCTGCATGGCCGCGGTGCCACTGCGGAAAGCATTCTCCTCCTGGCTGAGGAGTTTCAGCATCCGGATTTCGCCTATCTTGCCCCGCAAGCCGCGGCATACACTTGGTATCCCAATCGCTTTCTCGCGCCGCTGGCGAGCAACGAGCCCTGGCTTTCCTCGGCGCTGGCTGCGGTGGCTGACACCTTTGTGATGGTGGCTGCCGCCGGCATTCCCGCAACCCGCACGCTGCTGCTGGGTTTTTCGCAGGGCGCCTGTCTGGCATTGGAATACGCGGCGCGCCATGCCCGGCGTTATGGCGGCGTGGTGGGGCTGAGTGGCGGCCTGATCGGCGCTGACGATGACCCGCGCCACGATCACGGCGATTTTGCCGGCACGCCGATCTTCCTCGGTTGTGGCGAAATGGATTTTCACATTCCCCGCAGCCGCGTCGAAAAAAGTGAGAAAATTCTTACAGCGCTCGGCGCCGCGGTCACAATGCGCCTATATCCCAACATGGACCACACCGTAAACCAGGACGAGATCGGGTTGGTGCGGGCGATGATGCAGGCCCTTCTGCTGCCGGCTTGA
- a CDS encoding acetate--CoA ligase family protein — protein MSMTPDIPRTLDGIFKPRSVAVIGASRRLDSIGRALFDKLLRADFNGPVYPVHPRAEYVGGVKAYPSLHEVPGPVDLAVIVVPRPEVLAAARHCGEKGVKGLIVITAGFKEIGPEGAAQEQELLTIVRRYGMRMIGPNCMGVICTDPGIRLDATFAGTYPERGNIAFASQSGALGVTILDYAASLNLGVSMFASIGNKADISGNDLLEYWRDDDSINVILMYLESFGRPSKFVQLAREVTRTKPIVVVKAGRTESGARAVSSHTGAITGSDAAFDALFAQCCVLRANSIEEMFDFAMGLANQPLPAGNRVAIITNAGGPAIMATDACENLGLRLASLSAATQARLREKLLPEASVRNPVDLLPAAGEQDFTFALEQVLREEEVDAALVIFVPPLVTGVFEVTRGIAQVAGSFNKPVVGCLMGMRGVATGFAELKRNRIPAFPFPESAVRCLAAMARYASWRRSPVTVAPRFPVKQAAVQEIVQQARRERREHLHDSEAFRVLQAYGIPAAGVAPCRDWEAVQQAALQLGYPVVLKLSSSEVLHKTEVKGVRLNLRTRDELAAAFLDLQAQVSALGLAKEQTRFLVQRMLTGGREVLFGIHAVPNFGAVLAFGLGGIYVEALKDIILRAVPLSVEDAQAMVQGIRGAAILQGVRGEAPVAFARLSEVLLRLSQLAEDFPELAEMDINPFLAFPEAEKCAAVDVRMRIKLD, from the coding sequence ATGTCAATGACTCCCGACATTCCTCGCACGCTCGACGGCATCTTCAAACCGCGCTCGGTGGCGGTGATCGGCGCCTCGCGGCGCCTCGACTCGATCGGGCGCGCTTTGTTCGACAAGCTCCTGCGCGCGGATTTCAACGGCCCGGTTTATCCCGTGCATCCGCGCGCGGAATACGTCGGCGGCGTGAAAGCTTATCCTTCCTTGCATGAAGTTCCGGGCCCGGTGGATTTGGCGGTGATCGTGGTGCCGCGGCCCGAAGTGTTGGCCGCGGCCCGGCACTGCGGCGAAAAGGGCGTGAAGGGCTTGATCGTGATCACCGCCGGTTTCAAGGAAATCGGGCCCGAAGGCGCAGCGCAGGAGCAGGAGTTGCTCACCATTGTGCGGCGTTACGGCATGCGCATGATCGGCCCCAACTGCATGGGCGTGATCTGCACCGATCCCGGCATTCGCCTGGACGCGACCTTTGCCGGAACCTATCCCGAGCGCGGCAACATTGCCTTTGCCTCGCAAAGCGGGGCGCTGGGCGTGACCATTCTCGACTACGCCGCCAGCCTGAATCTCGGCGTGTCGATGTTCGCCTCCATCGGCAACAAAGCCGACATCAGCGGCAATGATTTGCTGGAATATTGGCGGGACGACGATTCCATCAATGTCATCTTGATGTACCTGGAAAGCTTTGGCCGGCCGAGCAAGTTCGTGCAGCTCGCGCGCGAAGTGACGCGCACCAAGCCCATCGTCGTGGTGAAGGCGGGCCGCACGGAAAGCGGCGCGCGCGCGGTCAGCTCCCACACCGGCGCGATCACCGGCTCCGATGCCGCCTTTGACGCGCTGTTTGCGCAATGCTGCGTGTTGCGCGCCAATTCCATCGAAGAGATGTTCGACTTTGCCATGGGGCTGGCCAATCAGCCGCTGCCGGCGGGCAACCGCGTCGCCATCATCACCAACGCCGGCGGCCCGGCGATCATGGCCACCGATGCCTGCGAGAACCTCGGCTTGCGCCTCGCCAGCTTGAGCGCGGCCACCCAGGCCAGGCTGCGCGAGAAATTGCTGCCCGAAGCCAGCGTGCGCAATCCCGTTGATTTGTTGCCGGCGGCCGGCGAGCAGGATTTCACCTTTGCGCTCGAACAGGTATTGCGTGAGGAAGAAGTGGATGCCGCCCTCGTCATTTTTGTGCCGCCGCTGGTAACGGGTGTGTTCGAAGTCACGCGCGGCATTGCGCAGGTGGCGGGCAGCTTCAACAAGCCGGTGGTGGGCTGCCTGATGGGCATGCGCGGCGTGGCCACGGGATTCGCCGAGCTGAAGCGCAATCGCATTCCCGCGTTTCCGTTTCCGGAATCCGCGGTGCGCTGCCTGGCGGCCATGGCGCGCTACGCGAGCTGGCGCCGCAGTCCGGTCACGGTGGCGCCGCGTTTTCCGGTGAAGCAAGCCGCGGTGCAGGAAATTGTGCAGCAGGCGCGCCGTGAGCGGCGCGAGCATCTGCACGACAGCGAGGCGTTTCGCGTGCTGCAGGCCTATGGCATTCCGGCAGCGGGCGTGGCGCCCTGCCGCGATTGGGAGGCGGTGCAGCAGGCCGCTTTGCAGCTCGGCTACCCCGTGGTTTTGAAACTCTCCAGCAGCGAAGTGCTGCACAAAACCGAAGTGAAGGGCGTGCGCCTGAACTTGCGCACGCGCGACGAATTGGCCGCGGCGTTTCTCGACTTGCAGGCCCAGGTGAGCGCACTCGGCCTGGCCAAAGAGCAGACGCGGTTTTTGGTGCAGCGCATGTTGACCGGCGGCCGCGAGGTGCTGTTCGGCATTCATGCCGTGCCGAACTTCGGCGCGGTGCTGGCCTTTGGCCTGGGCGGCATCTATGTCGAAGCGTTGAAGGATATCATTCTGCGCGCGGTGCCGTTGAGTGTGGAAGATGCGCAGGCGATGGTGCAGGGCATTCGCGGCGCGGCGATTCTGCAGGGCGTGCGCGGCGAGGCGCCGGTGGCCTTCGCCCGGCTTTCCGAGGTTTTGCTGCGGCTGTCGCAACTCGCCGAGGATTTTCCCGAGCTTGCCGAAATGGATATCAACCCGTTTCTGGCATTCCCGGAGGCGGAAAAATGCGCGGCCGTCGATGTGCGAATGCGAATCAAGCTGGATTAG
- a CDS encoding PorV/PorQ family protein has translation MKKTIMLFSLCALLLPGSLALAQGPGSSGVLFLLIAPGARAAGMGESFVSIADDATATYWNPAGLAFQEKSQLALMHSNWLPELASDLYYDYATVVRPMGNVGTAGLSLTFINLGTQIITGETSPDPLGEFSSYELALAGSYGTKLSANSAAGVTLKFIYSNLAPRGAGAEQGDGRATAFAVDLGYLHRNLFFDRFNFGVNLTNVGPKISYIDAAQADPLPTNLRLGFSYHLIKQEFNSLTIATEFDRLLVAPNPEGGADPVFKALVTAWTDEPLKDELKHIIYNVGAEYWYNNFVALRTGYHYDRVGRVKYVSFGAGLKYSSLGLDFGYISAGEGHPLSNTMRISLGIGL, from the coding sequence ATGAAAAAGACGATCATGCTTTTCAGCCTGTGTGCCTTGCTGCTTCCCGGGTCACTCGCTTTGGCGCAGGGGCCGGGCAGCAGCGGTGTCTTGTTTCTGTTGATTGCGCCGGGAGCGCGCGCCGCCGGCATGGGCGAATCTTTCGTTTCGATCGCCGATGATGCCACTGCCACGTACTGGAATCCGGCGGGCTTGGCTTTTCAGGAGAAATCCCAGCTCGCGCTGATGCATTCCAACTGGCTGCCGGAGCTCGCGAGTGATTTGTATTATGACTATGCCACCGTCGTGCGCCCAATGGGAAATGTCGGCACTGCCGGCCTGTCGCTCACGTTCATCAACCTGGGCACCCAAATTATCACCGGTGAAACCAGCCCCGACCCGCTGGGTGAATTCAGCAGCTATGAGCTGGCACTGGCGGGCTCCTACGGCACCAAGCTTTCAGCCAATAGTGCCGCCGGTGTGACGCTGAAATTCATCTACAGCAACCTGGCGCCGCGCGGCGCCGGCGCGGAGCAGGGCGATGGCCGCGCCACGGCATTTGCGGTCGATCTGGGCTACCTGCATCGCAATCTTTTCTTCGACCGCTTCAACTTCGGCGTGAACCTGACCAATGTCGGGCCGAAGATCAGCTACATCGATGCCGCGCAAGCGGACCCGCTGCCCACCAACCTGCGCCTGGGTTTCAGCTATCATCTGATCAAGCAGGAATTCAACAGCCTGACGATTGCCACCGAATTCGACCGCCTGCTGGTGGCGCCCAATCCGGAGGGCGGCGCTGATCCCGTGTTCAAAGCCCTGGTCACGGCCTGGACCGACGAGCCGCTCAAGGATGAGTTGAAGCACATCATCTACAATGTCGGCGCGGAGTATTGGTACAACAACTTCGTCGCCTTGCGCACCGGGTATCATTATGACCGAGTCGGTCGCGTGAAATATGTTTCGTTCGGTGCGGGCTTGAAATACTCCAGTTTGGGTCTGGACTTCGGTTACATCTCCGCCGGTGAAGGCCACCCGTTGAGCAACACCATGCGCATCTCGCTCGGCATTGGCCTGTAA
- the accB gene encoding acetyl-CoA carboxylase biotin carboxyl carrier protein, whose amino-acid sequence MNLDEIRELVKIVETSGIVDLEVTQRGSKVRISKYPGNAHAPLPMAAGHFFVPDQSLRQPVPAPGALSPAAGQEPPAGSTPAPASQKNLIEIKSPMVGTFYRSPAPDAEPYVNTGDTISKGHVLCIIEAMKLMNEIEAEFACRIVEIFVENGQPVEYNQPLFRVEKL is encoded by the coding sequence ATGAATTTGGATGAAATCAGAGAACTGGTGAAGATCGTTGAAACCAGCGGCATCGTGGACTTGGAAGTCACCCAGCGCGGCAGCAAGGTTCGGATTTCAAAGTATCCCGGCAATGCGCATGCGCCCCTGCCCATGGCTGCCGGCCACTTCTTCGTGCCGGATCAATCCCTGCGGCAGCCCGTGCCGGCTCCTGGTGCCCTCTCGCCGGCAGCAGGGCAGGAGCCGCCAGCCGGCAGCACGCCGGCACCCGCCAGCCAGAAGAACCTCATCGAGATCAAATCACCGATGGTGGGCACCTTCTACCGCTCGCCCGCGCCTGATGCCGAGCCTTATGTCAACACCGGCGACACCATCTCCAAGGGCCACGTCTTGTGCATTATCGAAGCGATGAAACTCATGAATGAGATCGAGGCGGAGTTTGCCTGCCGCATCGTCGAGATTTTCGTGGAAAACGGTCAGCCGGTCGAGTACAACCAACCTCTTTTCCGGGTCGAAAAACTTTGA
- the gcvH gene encoding glycine cleavage system protein GcvH: MAIPTNLLYTKEHEWVKIEGEVATIGITDYAQGQLGDIVYVELPAVGATTTQMQPFGTVEAVKAVSDLFAPLSGTVLEVNPALTEKPELINQDCYGEGWMIKLKTSNPGERQALLAASDYEKLIA; the protein is encoded by the coding sequence ATGGCTATCCCAACGAATCTACTCTACACCAAAGAGCATGAGTGGGTCAAGATCGAAGGTGAAGTCGCCACCATTGGAATTACCGACTATGCGCAGGGCCAGTTGGGCGACATCGTTTACGTTGAGTTGCCGGCCGTGGGCGCCACGACCACGCAGATGCAGCCCTTCGGCACCGTCGAGGCGGTCAAGGCAGTTTCGGACTTGTTTGCCCCGCTCAGCGGCACCGTGCTGGAGGTCAATCCCGCCCTGACGGAAAAGCCGGAGCTGATCAATCAAGACTGCTACGGCGAGGGTTGGATGATCAAATTGAAAACTTCCAACCCCGGGGAGCGTCAGGCTCTGCTCGCGGCCTCGGACTATGAGAAACTGATCGCCTGA
- the mutM gene encoding bifunctional DNA-formamidopyrimidine glycosylase/DNA-(apurinic or apyrimidinic site) lyase, producing MPELPEVETVRRGLQAALINKKITAVKVRETRLRVPVSPGRLRRWIAGQRVVEVTRRAKYLLCRMQNEAHLIIHLGMSGRVLWCPAARRLDKHDHLRFILDDGKELRFRDPRRFGLVEAVAPGKLAGCAHLQHLGLEPLSPQFQPELLHQQTRGLARPIKNYLMDANKIVGVGNIYANEALFRAGIRPQRPTGKLKLEDWRRLAAAVRATLELAIANGGTTLSDFYNSNGEVGYFQQHLKVYSRAGEACLTCGATIKRMVHVGRSSFFCPRCQE from the coding sequence ATGCCTGAGCTTCCTGAAGTCGAAACCGTGCGGCGCGGTTTGCAGGCCGCGTTGATCAACAAGAAAATCACTGCGGTGAAGGTTCGCGAAACTCGGCTGCGCGTGCCGGTGTCACCCGGCCGCTTGCGCCGTTGGATCGCCGGTCAGCGGGTGGTGGAGGTCACGCGCCGCGCGAAATACCTCCTGTGCCGCATGCAGAATGAGGCGCACCTGATCATTCACCTCGGCATGAGCGGCCGCGTGTTGTGGTGTCCGGCCGCGCGCAGGCTGGACAAGCACGATCATCTGCGTTTCATTCTGGATGACGGCAAGGAACTGCGTTTTCGCGACCCGCGGCGTTTTGGTTTGGTGGAGGCGGTGGCTCCGGGCAAGCTCGCCGGCTGCGCGCATTTGCAGCATCTCGGCCTCGAGCCGCTCTCGCCGCAATTCCAGCCCGAGCTGCTGCATCAACAAACGCGCGGGCTGGCGCGGCCGATCAAAAACTATTTGATGGATGCGAACAAGATCGTGGGAGTCGGCAACATCTATGCGAATGAAGCCCTGTTTCGCGCCGGCATCCGGCCGCAGCGGCCCACCGGCAAGCTGAAGCTGGAAGACTGGCGCCGGCTGGCGGCGGCGGTGCGGGCAACCCTCGAACTTGCCATCGCCAACGGTGGCACAACGCTCAGTGATTTCTACAACAGCAATGGCGAGGTGGGCTACTTCCAGCAGCATTTGAAAGTGTACAGCCGCGCCGGCGAAGCCTGCCTGACTTGCGGCGCGACCATCAAGCGGATGGTGCACGTGGGACGCAGCTCGTTCTTCTGTCCGCGCTGCCAAGAGTGA